actcaactcattgagcattttttttttttttaaagaagatgttgagttgaaaaacaaaatcctaGACAACTGGACTTGTCCTGTCTTTAgcttactggcccgacactgaaatcactggGCCTAGATGTAAAATTTGCGCCCTGGTTTGTGTACTGTATGATTGGGACAGCAATTTATCTTTGcccttttttaaaaacctgcatcatgttttatttgatttctaCAGACGGAGACGATCTGTCGTATCATCAGATGGAGGTAGTGATCACGAGTCTCATCATCATCAACACAGGAAAAGAAGGTAAGGACAAGTCAACAATCTATAGACCCTTTCAAACTGTTCACATGCCTTTATACCCCAGTGGAACTTTTAATCTTTTGATGTTTGAATTATTTGTAGATCTCGGTCTCGAGGAGCAAGCAGTGGTAGTGAATCTGAGTTCAGTAAACATGACGACGATAGGAGGAGAAGGAGAAGGTAAGGAAAGATCATTGGATATGGGGTTGTAGGGTGTCATTTGATTgcttgattggttgattgattgattgattgattgattgttgattgactttttgactttttaaaaaagCACTTTATTCATTCACAGAATTCTACAGAATTACATTAATTTTCTGTTACAAAAGACAGGTCGTTAGTGGGAATTGAAAATACATCCCAATAAAAACATCAGCAATTTCATTTGACATACGACTTGGTAGGAAAAGATTGATTTGGCctttaaatgaataaatgattGTTGTTGATGCAGGGAACGAATGGTTAACTCTGATGGGCAATGGAAGGCAAGAGAAGAGAAGAAATCGGAGCGAGGTGAACTAAGAGAAGGTCAAGGTATCACGGTCAAGAGACTACGAGATGGGTAAAATTTATTCTTTCTTTTTATCCACTCTGTGCCAAAATGCTTAGCAGTGAGATTAATTTGTCAGAACTCTAcgagtttttgttgttgagaacATCGTTGTCACAATGAAACATAAGAGATTTTTGGTTTTGGACGACGGATGGGTCTGCGACGGTAATGATGATATCTGCACAATCCATGCGTTGGCTTTTGAGGATGGTCGTCCCCACATTTCTTTGACAGCACTTGTGATGAATATGCGTTGTGCTGAAAATTACAACGTTTGGCTGAAAACtatcgcagaaccatccgtcgtcgaaaacaaAATCTCTCTTTTGACTAAATTTAAGACAACAAGGTTCTCATAAATTGCAAACGTTTTTTGTGTGGACTGTCCTGGCCATGAATCAGCCATGGTATATGTCTGAATCTCAGACTTAATGCCCATTATACAGAATACAACGACGAAGTTCTAATGAAAAACCTGCAGAAGATGTTAGATCAGTTAAATGAACAGACAATAATTTCCCCAGTAGAAAAATAAATCCTttgggatcccattgaatatATAAAATggatgaatattttttttttttttttagggttttGGTTGATGATCCCACCGACGTAGAATTCCAGAAACATATCAAGAAGGATCTGGTGGACCCAGCACTGTACACTGAGGAAGAGAGAAGGAATATCCCCTACACAAACGTTGTGTAAGTCTAAATGACAATACTCGCAGCCCCCTAAACTTGTTTGTGAGAGAAGTCTAtccttgtgttttgttttcttttatataccCCTTGCATGATAGGTCACAAGACCCAAGTAGTGCACTCACTAAGGTCAAAGCAGACTTATCTCTGATCCGTCTGGGGTGCCTTGGGAAATCACTTTAAATGTACAAATGTTTGAATAGGGGCTTGAGACTTGCTTTATATCTATCTGGTGGACAGCGTTGGTCATTCCAATCataactgaaaacaaatcattcatATAGTTGTATGTGTTATTGAGAGGAATTTGGACCCTATAAATAATatcattggaccctttcggtaaacagtattgtccaaggcccacacctcgtgtatcacaacttctagatcaaataacaaaccttggaAATTTAatgctcaatctgtcatcggagtcgggagaaaataacgagaaaacccacccttgtttctgcacgtttcgccgtgtcatgacatggtgtttaaaataaatccgtaattatcgatatcgagaactgatattgtttctcaaaaagtaaagcatttcatggaatagtatttcaagagaagtctttccccactaccttttgtaaaccctgtaagttatttgtaattctgtaccgaaagggtccaatggctttaaattcaaAAAATTCAAGTGTCAGGTTTGGATCTTTGTACCAAATTCATATAATGTTAAtatgttcacaaacacttagtCACCAATGAGATGTTAGTACTGTCATCAATGGAGACAAAAAACGTTTCAAGAactttttcaaacttttcaagaatctttaaaacttttcaagaactttttcaaacttttcaagaactttttcaaacttttcaaagactttttcaagctatatttattatttatttatcaatattatttatttctagaACTGAGAGTGCAACAACAAATGGTCACCATCGACATCATCACCGACATGGTCATTCACGGTCAAGAAGCAAGAGAAGTGAAGATTTCAGCGATGggtaaatctcttttttttcctACGTTGTtcacaaaatgaataaataagaagaacaaaaagacaaagtttttaaacatttgtgtAAAACTTGTAGGGTTGCATGTGGCTGTGTGATAACGGTCAAAATTAAAGTTTATCACATGGCCacgatcctgcaaggtttttttAAACGAATGTTCAAGACTAGGTCACCACATTcctattcataaatgccctGTTTGTCAAAAAGCTGTAATAATATTGGAAAATCTGAAAAACTTTTCTGTAAATCTTCAATTCCTGTCAGTATATTGGCTGGCTCTGTTTTGCGAGGGGTCAATTAAAGAGGGGGCCTCAGTGGTTGTCCGTACACGCGTGTGGTAATAGATTTTATACTGAATACCAGTATGTATTAATTGTGTTACGCGTAAATTAGCGCCACGCTTCATTTCAACACTTCTCACCATGCATGTCACATGTTTAAACATGGCCATATGATATCCTctagaccaatcagaatggataaactattcagggtatttatgaatgtatgttGAAATCAGTGTCAATTGCAACTCATTTGTTTACTGTTCAAAAATCTTTCTTAACTCTCAGCACTGCCAGTGAGCATTCTACAAGACATTATAGGAAACCGGATGGCACCCCACCACCCCCGTACTCCACAAATGGAGCCAACCGCCGTATTGATCCACCACACAAAGTCAAGGATTCTCAACTGGATAGTAGGGGTGATCCAGATAGGAGGGATGATGTTTTGATTCAGAATGGGTATTTAACTTCAGGCGGAGGGTTATTTGGTGGTCGGCAGCAAAGTGATTCAAACCAGGTAACAACAAAATTTCTGTCTATTTTATTAAACTCAAAAAGCATTATAATATAGAATGTTTAAATATTGCATCTTTTTAATATTGCATTGACATTATTTATTAGTTACAACTCTTACCACAAAATCAAATGATTTTAAAGtattgaaggaaacaaaattaacaacttAACAAACAAATGTCTTTTTAATGCTAAACAAACCTGCAAATTACTCTCTGAGAAAGTCTTTACcagggtcaaaatgtcaggcaaTGAACTGTTTGCATTCATatcataggtccttttggtcgGTATGCTTTTTTGTtatagtttattattttgtgaaagaatgatattatttatagtttttcttattataatttgttttttgttcaggCGATTTTGTTACAAATTTTGTTCACACTTGTACTATAATATAATTCCTCTCTCTTTATCCAGAACCAAAGACTTCACAACCATACAGCAACAGCTCAATCCATCCACACTAATGGAACCCACGATAGACACGCCCAGAGATACCCACCCACCACCCATCAAGGCTCAACACCCACCCTGGGTATGGAAGAACTGTGTGTAACCCATAGTAGAGAGGACTCTGGATTGGGTAATGAACACGATTATACAGAAAGGTGAGCAGTTTTAAAGTCATCcaagtttaaaaacactggacactattagtagttgtcaaagaccagtcttctcactttgtgtatctcaacatatgcataaaataacaaacctgtgaaaatttgagcttgattggaaaattacttctttctcaaaaactacaatgtacatcacttcagagggagccgtttctcacaatgttttatactgtcaacctctccccattactcgttaccaagtaaggttttatgttaataattgttttgagttattaccaatagtgaccactgcctttaaacaaaagtcTGTTTCGGTCAGAGTTGAAATTAATAGTAAGACCCTGGATTGGGTAATGAACACGATTATGCAAAAAGGTGAGCAGTTTGAAGTCATCAAGTTTGAGctaaagtttcttttttttcaaagaggaATTTAATTTGCTGAGATGGGTATGTTGTGGAACCACCATAAAAAGGCAAAAAActaaacatgtttagcatccccgcccgcttcctttttagaggctgcCTCCTTTTTTTGTATAAGATTGTATtcccaaagtttcaaatcctattaaAAGTGTAAATTGTTCTTATTTCAAAGGTTAAAACTCTGTCACAACGTTTCCAGATATGTGGGGGGGGGTtaagatttaatagatgttagggctgcttttttgaaaaaaggaaggaggaggaattttttttttttttagtctgagatcgttaaaaattataaaagaagAATAAAGGATGctgcctctttttttttttttttttgccttgttttatttcatcgGGGATAAACATGAGTTTTATAAGAGGATTTTAAGAGTTTAACCACTGGTAATAAAACTTTCATGAATCAGCTTTCAGTCTCTCTTAATGATTCGCTTCCTCACCACAGACAAACTACAACCCAGACCCTGAGGCGTAATGTACTCGACCAAAACGACGATGACCCTTTGTCATCAGGTGATGTTACCGACCTCAGATCGACCACCCACTCCTCTCAGGTCATTACCAGTAGGTCAGAGGGTCATCCTTCTTCGGCATCTCAGAGCGGAACACGAAGACATCCGCATAATGCGAGAACAGAAGTAACTCGGTCCAATGGTCAAGCCCCGGCCAGGTCTCATCATCTCCATAATGGTGGACCGCACTATCCTCAGAAACTACGTCTTCCGCATTCAACGAATAAACTCAGTCAGGATGTAATAcacaaaggtacatgtaggaccCCATTTTAGCAATTCATCTCATAGCACTATACCTCAATCAGGGCATATTACTCAagtcttgtattatttgagtgagaaattacctctttctcaaaaactaatgttacttcagagggagccgtttctcacaatgttttatactataaacagctctccattgctcattaccatgtaagttttttattctaacaactatgttgagtaactaccaatagtgtccaggggcaatttcacttaggactagtcctaggagatatacaaaacagatggctcatcctaactcaagataagactagtcttaactctttgtgaaatccacccctaaCCAATGTGTGTAATTTACTCCTCTAAGGCCCTCCGTATatccacaacaacaacaacacagagAAGCGGAGCGTTCATTTATGGTCTGCACCGATAGAACCCCATCACTCATGTAAAACATCGTCACTGGTTGACGAGAGGGACATGCACGTACACAAAGGCACTGCTGGGAACCAGGGAGACACTGTTTCGGACGAGTTACCGGACTTCCCTCCTGGGTACAAACCGAGCAGCAGCAGAGGGTGAGTTTAAGGTTCAAAGTTGAGTGAACTACTAGCGCGAAATTGTAAAGTAATATTGTTGCcacttaattttattttcaataaatttgTAGTAaaagaaggatttgaaactttgcatggtggaaatctgatatggaaaggtttgcggtaacaccatgtaatgataatttcttaatgagttgggggtgatTCTGACGGTTCTTTTCATAACCACCCCAACCCAGTTGATCATTCCCCGTACTTTTATGTATAGACCTTTTAAAACTCTGAGTGTTTTGTGCATTCGAGCCCAGTGCTTTTATCAAACAGTGTTAAATTATGGGTgctttcgtttagcttcccttggtctaccccgcggtgctcactcgggtgagcccctgacaagagctaaacgaacgaccactcaccgctctcgtagtgacgtc
Above is a genomic segment from Asterias rubens chromosome 10, eAstRub1.3, whole genome shotgun sequence containing:
- the LOC117295745 gene encoding band 4.1-like protein 4 isoform X3; its protein translation is MECLGRRQKDLYCSAKLLDETELNLDVQKNTKGSVVLDKVYQRLNLLEADYFGLRYLDSQNQTHWLDPNKAISKQIKNGPPYMLYFGVKFYMENPCKLKEEVTRYQFFLQLRMDMLQGRLPCSFHAAAELCAYSTQSELGDYDPARHSDGYISEFRFIPSQTPELEQHITELHKKLKGLSPSKAELSFLERARWLDMYGVDLHPVLGENNVEFFLGLTPTGVVVYKSKTKVARYYWPRISKVYFKDTEFTLVVQNMDGDEDDCVFKLSTRSACKHLWKCCVEQHAFFRLPQAGDEPIHQRKLSFSGSSFRHTGRTQREALEASSELSRPEQQVNRAPSRKYNRRLSQTDMSLKNVTSDDAVFIDDNNPSSPNGILLRLSPQPAHRLSTHRRQSGRGSPTSGISTRSVPWEDAEQARMGLFTPPGSSPVSVRSSASRHRHRARSKSPGPSRHHGDRSESESEAAYSSRRRRRRSVVSSDGGSDHESHHHQHRKRRSRSRGASSGSESEFSKHDDDRRRRRRERMVNSDGQWKAREEKKSERGELREGQGITVKRLRDGVLVDDPTDVEFQKHIKKDLVDPALYTEEERRNIPYTNVVTESATTNGHHRHHHRHGHSRSRSKRSEDFSDGTASEHSTRHYRKPDGTPPPPYSTNGANRRIDPPHKVKDSQLDSRGDPDRRDDVLIQNGYLTSGGGLFGGRQQSDSNQNQRLHNHTATAQSIHTNGTHDRHAQRYPPTTHQGSTPTLGMEELCVTHSREDSGLGNEHDYTERQTTTQTLRRNVLDQNDDDPLSSGDVTDLRSTTHSSQVITSRSEGHPSSASQSGTRRHPHNARTEVTRSNGQAPARSHHLHNGGPHYPQKLRLPHSTNKLSQDVIHKGPPYIHNNNNTEKRSVHLWSAPIEPHHSCKTSSLVDERDMHVHKGTAGNQGDTVSDELPDFPPGYKPSSSRGLIAQL